The genomic interval AGCACAACATCCTGACTGCTCTCCAATAACAGCTGATATTGTTCCTGCTGATGTTGCAGATCTTTCAATAACGACACATAGGATTCGCCCAGCATGTCCATCGATTGCGGAAGGGATACATCATGCTGTCCGTTATTGCGCTGATACCACTTCAAATAGTCGAATAATTCTGCCACCGGCCGGGCCAGCCTGTGCCAGAACTGGAACCACAGAATCAACCCGATCACAACAACCAGAGCTACAATCACAGCACTGTAAATCATGCCCTGATAAAACAGGGAACTGGCAATAAAAGGTCTGGCAGCCAACAACACATAATGATCTGCCTGCTGTCCGTTCAACAGAAAATAATTGGTGTAGATTGTGGCCGGTATCTGATGCTTATCGACCAGGTGGCGAACGGACTGCGGCAGCTCCGATAAATCGACCACACCCGCGAAACTCCCGGAAGCGGATTCAACCCGGTGATCTGCTGAAAAATGCAGCACTCCACGGATGTCCGGACTGGCAAGAATATCCGCATCCGGACGACCTGCCTGTATGGCAATGTCGGCCCAGTTCAGCTGTTGCTGGCGCTGTTGAACATAAGCCCGCTGGCTCAAGCCAAAGACCAGCACACACAGAACAACAGCAAAACACAACGACACCCAAATTACCGGCATCACCATCTTTTGCATGATTGAAAAACGGGTAGTCATCGGAATAACTGAGGCTCCACAGTGAAAATGCTTGATAACGTTTACAGTGTAGACAATTTTCCAGATATCACCGGTGGTATTTATAGTCGTTACAAAAAATTATTTTTGATTACCGGAAAACACAGCCACTGAACCGGCATGTATCATTTCTGCCGATCCGTCCAAAACATTAGATAAACCTAAATCAGCCACCAGGTTGCCAACCCAAGAAAAATAAAGAATCCCATACTATCTGTTACGAACGTTAATACCACACTCGCTCCCATTGCCGGATCACGTCCGGATTTCGCCAGTGCCAATGGCGTGAATATTCCCGCTGCAGCCGCGATGATCAGGTTCAACAATGTAGCCACCGCCATCACCACCGAAATTCCAGGATTACCATATAACAGAAACGCCACTCCCCCGAGCAGACACCCCCAGAGTGCGCCGTTGATAACACTGATCAGCAGCTCTTTCATAACCAGAAAGCGCAGGTTATCGCGATTGATATGATCCATGGCCAGGCCTCGCACAAACAGCGCGATGGTCTGATTGCCCGTATTGCCACCAACGCTGGCGACGATCGGCATCAAGGTGGCCAGCGCCACGAGACTGATAATGGTCTGTTCGAACAGCGCAATAAAACGAGTGGCCAGAAATGCAGTGGCCAGATTAATACACAGCCACAGCCACCGGGCTCTGGCACCGGACATAACCGGACCAAACAAATCGGTACGGGCACTCAAACCTTCTTTCGCCAGTGCAGCACCTTCGTGATGCTCACGCAGATAGTCCATCATGGTTTCAACCGTCAACCGGCCAATGACCCGCCGGTTCTCATCCACCACCGGTGCTGAAATCAAGTCATATCGTTCGAAAGCATGAGCAGCATCCTCTGCATCTTCATCAGCACTGAAGGTTACAGGATTAGGTTGCATCACTTTATTCACCCGTTCATCGCCGGGGTGTCGCAATAAGGCGGTCAACGGCAAAACACCTACAAGGTGACGAGGTTTTTGTACGACAAATAACTTATCCATCTGTTCTGGCACTTCTTCCATGGCCCGAAAAGCCGCAATCACTTCATCCAAAGACTGATTGGGGCTCACCAAAAAACTGTCCCGGCTCATCAGACTGCCAACACTGTCCTCGGGATAGGACAAAGACGCCTCAAGCCATTGCTGCTCGGCGGCCTCCAGTTGCGCTTTGGCAGAAGCCAACACATCTGCTGGAAGAAACTCGGCAATTTCGGACAATTCATCCGCATCCAAATGAATCAATAGTTTCAGCAGCCGGTTCGAATCGGTTTCTTCCACAATACTGGTCAACACCGCTTCCGACATTTCCAACATCGCTTCCGCCGCCACATGCTCTTCCAGCATCGACCAGACCAGCCAGCGCTGGTCCAGGGTCAACATATCCAAGAGGTAAGCAGCATCGGCAGCATTGAGAATCTTCAGCTTACGACGCAGTTCCACTTCGTGTTGCCGGTGCACCAACGTTTCAAGCAGTTCTGCCCGCGATTGTGCCTGCCGCTGGGCGAGATTTTCGACCAGCTTCTGACGCCGCAGCAATTCCAGAATCGGCTCCAGCTGATGTTCAAAACGAGAACTGTTATTGAGGGCTTCACCGTTTACTGCCATTGTTCAACTCTTCAGTCATTCCGGTCGGAATATAGAAAATCCAACGCATATACCCATACCGGGAAATTCATCTTATGCAACAACGCTGTCATTGTGATTCAAACACTAGCGGTTACTATCACTATAAAATACACCATTTATGAGACATTCCTGTGATGCTGAAACCGGCCATAGATGACTCCTGCATCTACTCTGATGTCGATAGGCACATATCGATCACCTTAGCAGCATAGTAAGCCGATGGTTCTGGCAAATCCGCCCTGGTAACGTGGGTTTTGTTGATATCGGGTATTGATGATGAAGGATGTATGGCGAGCGTTCCAGAATTAACGATACTCAGTGTTCCTTCATGGCAGAATGCATCAACTTCAACATGTCTTCATACTGCTCCACACTGCGGGTACCCAACACACCTTCGCCCTCGACAATCACTGCCGGCACCGAATGAATCCCCATCTTCTGCCACTTCTGTTCTTCGTTCCGAACTGCCTCGGCAAACTCCTGTGATCGTAAAACCTCGTCTGCCCGGGAAACATCCAATCCCACCTGCTGCACCAGTTCCAACAACACAGCATGCGACGATGGGTTACGATTTTCACCATGATAAGCCTGCATGAGCGCCAGCTTTAATTTCAACTGACTATCGTCCCCACCTTCAAGGCCAGCCCAGTGCAACAATTGATGGGCCGAAAAAGTGTTCCAGATATGAGTACGATGACCAAATCTGAATCCAACCTGGGCACCCCGCTCACACAACATTGCATTGGCGGTGTCCAACTGATGAACCGATATGCCAACATGCTGTACCAGATACTGATCGAGCGCCTGACCTTCCGGTGGCATGGTCGGATTCAGTTCAAATGGATGGAAGCGCAGATCCACATCGATTTCGCCTTTTACGCGCTCCAAGGCACGCACAAAAGCACTGACACCAATCGCACACCAGGGACATGAAATATCTGAAATAAAATCGACTCTTATCATAAAACCTCACCTGCTACACAACCTGATTCCGAACCGATATTTCCCCCGGATTCAGACATTCGTGGCATCGAACTCGCGTGCCATGATAAACACTACGGATGAACAGGCCATAAATAGTCAGTATTTTAAATATACTTAAACAATGTGCTGACAAAACAGCCATATTCAATCGTATGTCAAACGAATCACAGTGAATCATCGATGAAGGCCCCTGGACCTATTAAGACCGGAATTCAGCGGGCTTGTTTTGAGTTCTGATCAACCACCCTTCAGCATGTGGCCTTATTGATCAAATGATATTTACCCCGCAACATCGGGCCGGACCGTCGGCTTTTAACAACCGAGGCTTTTCCCCTTAAACTGTCTTCATTAATAAGTTAACGAAAAATGGAAAAACCATGATGATCGGCTGATTCGACAGACACTAACGAGCAATATTATTGCCAATTCTGTCCAGTTGCCGGTAACCCAGCGCTTCTGTGAGATGGGGCCGTTGAATCTCCTTTGTCTGGTCCAGATCCGCCAGTGTTCTTGCCACTTTTAAAATCCGGTGATAACTGCGCGCAGACAACCCGAGTCGATCGACGGCCGTCTGCAACAACTGACTGTCGGCGTTCTGTAAACGGCAAAAATGGTCAATTTCACGGGTCGACAACAGGTGATTGCCTTTGCCTTGACGATCAAGCTGAATCTGCCAGGCCTGCTCAACCCGTTGTCTGACCTGAGCGCTGGATTCAGAGGCTTGTCCGGCAGCCAGCACCTGAGTCGGCACCGGCGGGACTTCCACATGCATGTCGATACGATCCAGAAATGGCCCGGAAACACGGCTCATATACTGACGAATCTGTTCGGCGCTATACGATTGGCTGCGTGGATCACTGGCGGCATAGCCGCCTGGCGTTGGGTTCATGGCCGCGACCAATTGAAAGCTGGCAGGAAAGGTAATTTGTCGTGCTGCTCTGGAAATCACAATCTTTCCGCTTTCCAAAGGCTCTCTCAGTACATCGAGTACTGCACGGGAATACTCCGGTAATTCGTCCAGAAATAACACACCGTTATGGGCTAATGTGATTTCACCGGGACGGGGAGAACTGCCTCTGTAAAGTATAACAATAAATGCGACAATGCTTACCAAGTTTCAATGATTTACAAGCGTTTATAAGCTAATTGTTGCGATATCTTTACAGTAATAACTGCGATGGACCCCGAAATGTCTACAAATAGCTGCGATCAGTTTTTTCCACGCCAAATGCGCAAGATTGGGCCTACCCGGAGAAGTGTTTCCGGACACCTCGCATTCAGAGGACAGTCATCAATTCCTTTTGAATCAACCTTGGAAAGGGACTTTCTATTACGGTGCGAGTTCTCCCTATCCGTTCTGGATATCATTGCACAACCGGCAGAAATACCTTTCAAGGGCAAAAATGGCCAGACTTACACTTACACACCAGATTATCTGGTCTATTATCGCTTGGGCCTCCGCTCTCATGTGGACTACCCCAAGCCAGTTCTGGTTGAAGTAAAGCCTGAAACAGAATGGCGGGAAAATTGGAGACACTGGCTACCCAAATGGAAAGCCGCCTGGCGATTTGCCCAGCACCAAGGCTGGGAATTTCACATACGCGATGAGAACCGCATCCGGGACACTTCTCTGGATAATATCCGCTTTCTGGACCGTTATAAACGCATGCATTTTCCGGAAACAGAAAGCCAGAAGGTCATTGAGTCTGTCCAGGAAATGGGGGCTGCCACACCAGATTACCTCCTCGCTCGTCATTTCATGGGAATTTACCGTAACGAAGGTCTTGCTCATGTCTGGCACTTGCTTGCAACCAGGCAGCTTGACTGTGATATCGGGCAACCGCTCAATGAGATGACGGAACTATGGGTATCTGCTGATGAGTGATGAATATGATTTAATCTTTGGAAATGACGCTTTTGCACCCAAACGAGAGAGGGTAAATATCGACACTGGTGCCATTGTCCAACATGGCGCTTCAACTTACCGAATTGTTCAGATACTCGATTTCAACTCGGTCATCGGTATGGACTTGGAAACAGGGCGTAGCGTCCCATTAAGGACTGGAGAGTTACGCTCTATTGAAGATAATGCGCTTCCATCCATTGATCTAGCCGATATTGCTGATGAAGATTGGCAAATTGCTCAAAAGCGGTTTTCCGCTATCAGTTCATTGGTCGGTAAAGCCGCTGTTGGTAGAGAAGCCGCTGAACAACGAGCCAAAGAGCTGAACATCAATGTCGCCACCCTGTATCGCTGGCTCCGAAAATATAACGCCTACGGCACAGTGACGGCCCTTATTCCTCAAAAAAGAGGTTGGAAACAGGGTAACAATAAAATTTCAAAGGCAGCGGAAGACATTATTGATCAGGTCATCAGGGACTACTATCTGACCAAACAGCGCCCTACACCCAGAAAAGTGGTCATTGAGGTGTTACGCTTGTGTCATGACAGAGGTGTTAAACCGCCCTCACATATGACCATCAGAGCGCGTATTGCCGCAGTTCCAGAACGGGAACAACTTCGTGCAAGAGGATATCTGGAAAGAGCAATCAATCGTTTTACGCCAACACCTGGCAACTTCCCCAATGCGGATTATCCGCTGTCCGTCATCCAGATTGATCACACACCCGCTGACATTATTTTGGTTGATGATGTTCACAGACTACCGATAGGACGGCCCTGGATTACTCTAGCCATTGATGTGCATAGTCGAATGGTCACGGGTTATTACCTGTCATTCGATCCACCATCTGAGACATCGGTGGCCATGTGTGTTGCATGCTCCTTGCTCCCAAAAGAAGAATGGTTGCTGCAAAACAATGTCGATGCTCAATGGCCTGTCTGGGGTATTCCAAGAACCATCCACGTCGATAATGGTGCTGATTTTCGCTCCAATAACTTTCAGCAATCCTGTTTGGCCTATGGTATCAACCTTGAGTTCAGGCCGGTGAAACAACCACGCTATGGTGGCCATATTGAGAGATTGCTGGGAACCCTACTCAAAGAGATCCATACCCTTCCGGGCACTACCTTTTCATCAGTGAAACATCGTGATGGATATGACTCAGAAAAACATGCGGTAATGACAAAATCTGAATTCGAGATATGGCTGGTGACACTAATATGTAAGGTTTATCACCAGCGTTTGCACTCCAGTCTTGGGTTAACGCCTTTACGCCAATGGGAAATCGGCATTTTCGGTGGCGGAAGTATTCAAGGGGTTGGTCTTCCCCCCAAACCCTCAGATCGCTTAACCGTTCTGTTAGACTTCTTGCCGTCGTTCCAGCGAACGGTACAGACATTTGGCGTGATGATCGACGGGCTTAAGTATTACGCTGAAGCCCTGCGGCCTTGGGTTAATTCTGTAGATCCAGAAACCCGGGATAAACGCAAACTGATATTTCGACGAGATCCTCGCGACATCAGTTGCCTTTGGTTCTTTGACCCGGAAATCAAGCAATATTTCAAAATCCCTTTTGCTGATCAGTCCTTACCCTCGATGAGTATTTGGGAGTTCAAACAAGCAAAAGAAAAACTCAAGAAAGAAGGAGCCAAAAGCGTTAACGAACACCAGGTTTTTCAGGCCATCACA from Gynuella sunshinyii YC6258 carries:
- a CDS encoding magnesium transporter — protein: MAVNGEALNNSSRFEHQLEPILELLRRQKLVENLAQRQAQSRAELLETLVHRQHEVELRRKLKILNAADAAYLLDMLTLDQRWLVWSMLEEHVAAEAMLEMSEAVLTSIVEETDSNRLLKLLIHLDADELSEIAEFLPADVLASAKAQLEAAEQQWLEASLSYPEDSVGSLMSRDSFLVSPNQSLDEVIAAFRAMEEVPEQMDKLFVVQKPRHLVGVLPLTALLRHPGDERVNKVMQPNPVTFSADEDAEDAAHAFERYDLISAPVVDENRRVIGRLTVETMMDYLREHHEGAALAKEGLSARTDLFGPVMSGARARWLWLCINLATAFLATRFIALFEQTIISLVALATLMPIVASVGGNTGNQTIALFVRGLAMDHINRDNLRFLVMKELLISVINGALWGCLLGGVAFLLYGNPGISVVMAVATLLNLIIAAAAGIFTPLALAKSGRDPAMGASVVLTFVTDSMGFFIFLGLATWWLI
- a CDS encoding DsbA family oxidoreductase, giving the protein MIRVDFISDISCPWCAIGVSAFVRALERVKGEIDVDLRFHPFELNPTMPPEGQALDQYLVQHVGISVHQLDTANAMLCERGAQVGFRFGHRTHIWNTFSAHQLLHWAGLEGGDDSQLKLKLALMQAYHGENRNPSSHAVLLELVQQVGLDVSRADEVLRSQEFAEAVRNEEQKWQKMGIHSVPAVIVEGEGVLGTRSVEQYEDMLKLMHSAMKEH
- a CDS encoding ATP-binding protein, coding for MVSIVAFIVILYRGSSPRPGEITLAHNGVLFLDELPEYSRAVLDVLREPLESGKIVISRAARQITFPASFQLVAAMNPTPGGYAASDPRSQSYSAEQIRQYMSRVSGPFLDRIDMHVEVPPVPTQVLAAGQASESSAQVRQRVEQAWQIQLDRQGKGNHLLSTREIDHFCRLQNADSQLLQTAVDRLGLSARSYHRILKVARTLADLDQTKEIQRPHLTEALGYRQLDRIGNNIAR
- a CDS encoding heteromeric transposase endonuclease subunit TnsA, producing the protein MSTNSCDQFFPRQMRKIGPTRRSVSGHLAFRGQSSIPFESTLERDFLLRCEFSLSVLDIIAQPAEIPFKGKNGQTYTYTPDYLVYYRLGLRSHVDYPKPVLVEVKPETEWRENWRHWLPKWKAAWRFAQHQGWEFHIRDENRIRDTSLDNIRFLDRYKRMHFPETESQKVIESVQEMGAATPDYLLARHFMGIYRNEGLAHVWHLLATRQLDCDIGQPLNEMTELWVSADE
- a CDS encoding Mu transposase C-terminal domain-containing protein, whose product is MSDEYDLIFGNDAFAPKRERVNIDTGAIVQHGASTYRIVQILDFNSVIGMDLETGRSVPLRTGELRSIEDNALPSIDLADIADEDWQIAQKRFSAISSLVGKAAVGREAAEQRAKELNINVATLYRWLRKYNAYGTVTALIPQKRGWKQGNNKISKAAEDIIDQVIRDYYLTKQRPTPRKVVIEVLRLCHDRGVKPPSHMTIRARIAAVPEREQLRARGYLERAINRFTPTPGNFPNADYPLSVIQIDHTPADIILVDDVHRLPIGRPWITLAIDVHSRMVTGYYLSFDPPSETSVAMCVACSLLPKEEWLLQNNVDAQWPVWGIPRTIHVDNGADFRSNNFQQSCLAYGINLEFRPVKQPRYGGHIERLLGTLLKEIHTLPGTTFSSVKHRDGYDSEKHAVMTKSEFEIWLVTLICKVYHQRLHSSLGLTPLRQWEIGIFGGGSIQGVGLPPKPSDRLTVLLDFLPSFQRTVQTFGVMIDGLKYYAEALRPWVNSVDPETRDKRKLIFRRDPRDISCLWFFDPEIKQYFKIPFADQSLPSMSIWEFKQAKEKLKKEGAKSVNEHQVFQAITELRTQVDEAKEKSKKARRQAQRRKEHETKSSPVLPVGKSNDKPLNVPATQSDLTSDLIDGDIDTFGDIA